A window from Chloroherpetonaceae bacterium encodes these proteins:
- a CDS encoding ABC transporter ATP-binding protein, with protein sequence MKVIQVSELTKKFGTKNAVEAINFTVEEGQIFGFLGPNGSGKTTTIGMILGIINPTGGSIELFESHDLQEGRREIGATLETPNFYPYLSGRDNLRVVAKIKDADEKEIDRVLDIVELTNRQKDRFQTYSLGMKQRLAIAGAMLNDPRLIILDEPTNGLDPEGIRDVRQIMKRLNNEGKTIFLSSHLLAEVEQVCTHVAVIKQGKLLRQSSIREIVSQNLFAFITADNRDSLKGVLSSYAKVVSVAEEQDGLLVELTAQSEEISHTKEWAELNRFLGENKIYLSTLAPRRQSLEEAFIEITK encoded by the coding sequence ATGAAAGTCATTCAAGTTTCTGAACTCACAAAAAAATTTGGCACTAAAAACGCCGTTGAGGCCATTAACTTTACAGTCGAAGAAGGGCAAATTTTTGGATTTCTTGGACCTAATGGGAGCGGAAAAACAACGACCATCGGGATGATTTTGGGAATTATCAATCCAACCGGCGGCTCTATCGAACTCTTTGAGTCTCATGACTTGCAAGAAGGCAGACGGGAAATCGGCGCGACACTTGAAACCCCCAATTTTTATCCCTACTTGAGCGGCAGAGATAACCTTCGCGTGGTTGCAAAAATCAAAGATGCTGATGAGAAAGAAATTGACCGTGTCTTAGACATTGTTGAGCTTACAAACCGTCAGAAAGATCGATTTCAAACTTATTCATTAGGAATGAAGCAACGGCTCGCGATTGCAGGGGCAATGCTCAATGACCCGCGATTGATTATTCTTGATGAACCGACGAACGGGTTGGACCCGGAGGGAATCCGTGATGTTCGCCAAATCATGAAGCGACTCAATAACGAAGGAAAAACGATTTTTCTTTCCAGTCACTTGCTCGCAGAAGTTGAACAAGTCTGTACGCACGTAGCAGTAATTAAACAAGGCAAGTTGCTCCGTCAATCTTCAATCCGAGAAATTGTCAGTCAAAATTTATTTGCCTTTATCACCGCAGACAACCGTGATTCTTTGAAAGGTGTTCTTAGCTCTTACGCAAAAGTTGTTTCAGTTGCAGAAGAGCAAGATGGGTTATTGGTTGAATTGACCGCCCAAAGCGAAGAAATTTCTCATACCAAAGAATGGGCAGAATTAAATCGATTCCTCGGCGAAAATAAAATCTATCTCTCAACCTTA